A segment of the Vibrio sp. YMD68 genome:
GTCAATACGCGATTGGGATGATCTTTTTTAGTCAAGACAGCAACAAATATGAGCGTGCCAAAGCAATCATCAACAGCGAACTGGCAAAAGAAACACTGACCGTCTCAGGTTGGCGCGTGGTGCCAACTAACTCAGACGTTCTCGGCCCTATCGCGAATGAATCCTTGCCCAACATCCAACAAGTCTTTGTTTCGGCTCCAGCGGGTTGGCGAGAAAGAGACATAGAAAGACGCTTGTACATCGCGCGTCGACGCATTGAAAAACAGATCACAGACGATAACGAGTTTTATATCTGTAGCTTATCAACACAAGTTATGGTGTATAAAGGGCTATGTATGCCGGCGGATCTTCCTCGGTTTTATCTCGATCTTGCCGATCTTAGAATGGAATCGGCCATTTGCTTATTCCACCAACGTTTCTCTACTAATACTCAGCCTCGCTGGCCATTAGCACAGCCTTTTCGCTACCTTGCTCATAATGGTGAGATCAATACCATTGAGGGTAATCGTCAATGGGCGAAAGCACGTGCTTATAAGTTTTCATCGCCACTGCTGCCAGATCTTCAAACCGCCGCTCCTTTTGTTAATGAAACAGGATCCGACTCATCTAGCCTAGATAACATGCTTGATCTCTTTTTAGCAGGAGGCATGGATGTATTCAGAGCAATGAGAATGCTTGTGCCGCCCGCTTGGCAAAACCACCCAGATATGGATCCTGATCTTCGCGCCTTCTATGATTTCAACTCCAAACACATGGAACCTTGGGATGGACCAGCAGGCATTGTTTTATCTGATGGGCGATACGCTGCCTGTAATCTCGACCGAAACGGTCTACGTCCAGCTCGCTATGTCTGTAAAGGGACTAGAGATATGAACAATGTAAGGAAGTTAGGGATTATCCCGATATCATAGGGATTGTCTCGGTATTATTTGTGCCTGTGATAGCCTTGTAGAGCCCGTGAGAAAAGGGTTGGCGGTGGTTTGGGTTGGTGGGCTTTAGGTATTTAAAAAAGATTGCCTTGCCTTTACATTAGCTTTTACTGAAATGAGCAATAACGGGACAAACGGACGAAAAGGGATGTTTTTAGCCTATCAAAGTGAGCACTTCATTAAGATGTCGCAATGTGTTTAAACCATGTTTAAATGACTGATTTTTAAAACAATAAAATATTTAAACGAGAATGAAAAAGCCAGAAATATGTACTTTAAACCCATCCAGATAAATCCCTATCGTCCGTTTCTGATATCAAGCGTCCATTTCTTTTAAGTTGCTGATTTATAACAATAAAATATCGTTCTCTATTTGATAGTGGTTGGTCTAGCAAAATCCCTTAAAATATAAATTGTTAAATTAATGTTAACGTTTCGGGCGCGTTAATTTAAACAAAGCTAGTTATTTTTCCTTTCTGAATATTGGTTTTACATTGGTTAAATATACACCCAATGGAGCCAAGGAAATGGGACGTTTATGTAAGGTTGACTACTTGCCAGATAGCCTCAGAACTAAGGTTATTCGTTTGATTCGAACCTTAAACCATGGTGAGGCATTAAGGGCTGTTAATTCTTTGATTGAAGAGCACGGCCTCCCTGATAGTTCAAAATTGACTAGATCATCACTTAGCCGATACCGAGTCGATAAGCTGCATATGTAGTATTGGTTGTTAGTTCAAAATTAACGCTCGATTAAGGAAGCTTAAAAGAAAGACCTCTTTCTTTTAAGTTTTATTTTCTAAGTTGTTGGATTTTATATGATTTAATTCGATTCCTCTGACTTTTGAAAGAAAGAGTAATCACTTAAAGGTGTTAGGTTGATGTAGGGTTTTAGGTGGAAGAAAAGCACCTAAAATTTGTCGTTATAAAATTAATGGTTTGTATTATTAATTTATATTGCTCATTTTGGTAGTCCGAAAGTTGTTGACGAACTGCAACCTTTCAAACTAAGATAAAAACACGCTAGCAAAATCTAGCGTCAGGATTGCAACCCTGTTATTATCTGAGGCGCACAATACACGCCTATGCGTGTTTTTTTATTTGTGCGTAAGCTTACTATGGTGGGCTTAGTGGAGCTAACTTCGGTTAGGCCGTTTCTTGGATACGGTTGTTGCAACTCTGCTAAGTTCGCCACCAGTGAGATTGCAACCTCCTGATGGCGATATATAAAATATCCAAGGAGGCCATCATGCCTAACACTAATCTAAACTCCGCAAAACTAAATCCAGAATCTATCTCACTAGACGAACTCTTTGACCTATCTGACGGTGTTCTAGCATCCCCAGAAAGACTACTTGATCTATTAGGCAATCTAAGCAGCCTAGTGGGTGAATATTCATCATTAGGTGGTGAACAGCGCATATCGGTTGGAGCTTTGGAACTGCTAAGTGGTTTGATTCACTTCGCTAACGGATTAAACTCTAAGTTAGACGCTTTAGCTGCTTTAGAGAGGGTTAGTCATGAAAAGTGAGCGATTAACTTCTAAAGAATCTTACGAGCTGGCTAACTTGGTTCGTAATATTGGTGTTAAAAATGTTTTGTTGATCCTTAGAAAAGCAGCATCACCGAAAAAAGCAAAGAGGCTTTATAAGGTTCAACAGCTACCAACTGATATTAGAGCGCGAGTGGCGGTAATGCTTTCATCAAGGCGGTACACTCAAAAAGATATTCTTTCTTATGTGAACAATGAAATTGAGCATAGAGGGTTAGCAGATAAGTTTAAGATCTCTCGAACCGCTTTTAATCGCTTTCTGAATGAAGAAATATATCCGAGCTTGTCAAACCAGTAAATATCGCTTACATTAAATACGCAGGTAACATTTATTCATCTTGTCGATGAAATTCAAAGCCCCTTTAAAGGGGCTTTTTCATATCTATAAAACCCCCATCCCACTATAACAATTTTTAAATAATCCGCGTTACTCCGTATTTATTAGGTATGTATATTAATATGGATTTATCAAAGCAAACGCGGACTTCCATAATGGCATGTGAAATAAATCAGAATATCTTGATGATGGGTTTCTTGCTTGATCGTTTTTTTGGTATCCAACCAACACCAGAGCTAGAAGCTGCATTAAAAGAAGATATGCTATCCATGTTCTCAGGTACTAAAGCTGATGAAACAGCCCAGATTTATTTTGGCAAGCTAAAAACATTCAAGGCTAATGTAACCGAGTTAATGATCGTTCAAGATTGTCTGGCTGGAAAAGGAGTGGCAAGCATTTCTAGTGAGTTCGGCATGAGTTCCCAATCAGTCTATCGGGTTTTAAAGAAGCACAAATGCAAACCTAAGAAAGTAACTCGACTTGTACATGGCTTCGCTTTCTATCATCGAACGGTTGAGCATGAGTTAATTAGGTTAATGCATGCAGACGGAGTTTCAATTAAAGATATAGCTCTGAATAAAAACATTAGAGAAACCACAGTAAAAGAAATATTAAGGGTTAAATAGCAATGTCGATTGAATGGTTAGATATAGCAAAAAAAGATACAGCCTTAGATGTTGTCATGGATTTAATTAAAATGAACCCATCCAAAACAAAAGTTTTTGATGAGTTTCTATCTCGCTCAAAAGAGTTCAATCTTGATGAAAGAGATACTGTTAAATTTATTTGCTTAATGGTTTCTGTGTTTGGTGGTAGTCAAATATATTTACCTAGTGATGATACATTTAAGCAAGCAGTGACATATAGACTTATTTATAAAGAGTTCAAAGGTAACAATGCTAACGAGTTATCTCGAAAATATGGAATGTCTGTTATTGCAATTCAAAGAGTTATTAAGGCTTGTAGAAAGGCTGACGCTGAAGTTAGAAAAGCAATGGGTGGAGTTAAGTAAATGTATTTACACAATCTAATAGACGGCGTTCTTATTAATGGCGAACTGGTTAAGACAGTATCAATAGAACCATTATCAAATTCATCTAGAAATACCGTAGTCGATTTAGTTGATGCTCAACACCAGCATCTAGTTAATATGCCCGAGTTCAAACCTGTCAATGACAAGCATACTCTAGCGATTAAGGGTTTAATGCTTCTTAATGAAAACGCAGCTGCTTCTATTAGTTGTCTTGGCAAGTATCGAGTCACTTTTACATATGATGATATTTGCGATTACAAGATAACGGCTCAAGACTGGAATGTAATTTTAACTGCAAGTATGGCGGTTTCAGAATTGCATTCAGGCAATAACGGGAAAATGCTCGCGTAGCGCGTTGTATTGAAGCTTTCCGATTTGGTTGAGCATTGGCTCAAAAGAAAATGTTTAAATCAATATAGAGCGATTTAAACGTAGTTTAAACATGGTATGAGGCTAAAGTTATGCCCGTTACAGCGTTATGTAAAGAATTAGACGAAAAAGCAAGTCAGTGGGTGCAGATTCTACCCAGTGGCCCTGACATCAAAGGTTTGGATGGTCGCAGTTGGGTTTTGAGAAATCCTAAAGCTATCCTACACGCCTTTCATGAAATGAAAGTCCCTATGGTTATTGACTACGAACATGGCCAAGAACTAAAGGCAACAAAAGGAGAAGAAGCTCCTGCTGCTGGTTGGATTGAAGAGTTAGAAATTCGCAACGGTGAAATATGGGCTAAAGCGGATTGGACGAAGAAAGCCGCAAGTGCAATTAACTCGCGCGAGTATCGTTTTTTATCACCTGCATTCAATTACAATGAAAGCAAAGAAGTTATTTCGTTATCTAGTGTCGGTTTAACCAATAAGCCAAACCTAGTAATGCAAGCTTTAAATAGCAGACAGAGCGAACCAGATAATAAATGGGAAAAACTATCAAAAGCCATTGGTTCTAATGTCACCTCTGATGATGAATTATTATCAGCTTTAAACTCTCGCGATAGTCAAGCCCAGAAAAAAGAAATTGAATCCTTAGTTGATGGTTATGTAAGTGATGCCGTATTTACACCAGCACAGCGTGATTTTTTAGTTGCTTGCTGTCATAGCCAAGGGATTGATGAGTTTAAAAAGTTTGCTGGTAGCACGTCTGGTTTTTCTTATTTAAATAAGAGTACCAATACGCCACATAAAACAAACCAAAGTTCATCGTCATTAAATGAAACACAATTAGCTGTCTGTCGAAATGTTGGAGTTTCCGAAGAACAGTTTTTAAATGTAAAGAATAAAGAGGTTTAACAATGCCAAATCCAATCGATATTAGTAATGTAGTCATTGAATCTAAAACCGCGTTTGCTGGTCGCTTTGACGCAGGCAAAGGAGGTGCAAAGCCTGATTACCCTATGATTGCTACTGTTCTTCCTTCCTCAGCTGGTGCAACTGGCTACGGTTGGTTGGGGGACTTCCCTCGCCTTAAAGAATGGATCGGTTCTCGCCAAATGAAGAACCTTAAAAAACACGGTTATAACATCGTAAACAAGATGTTTGAATCCTCAGTAGAAATTCCCCGTGTTGACTATGAAGATAATGACTATGGTCGCTATGGCATCATCTTTCAAGAGATGGGTTACGATGCCGAAATGTACCCAGATGAACATGTCTTTGGTTTGCTAAAAAATGGCTTTACAGAGATTTGTTATGACGGACAGCCGTTCTTTGATGCTGACCACCCGTCAGAAGATGGCGTAAATACGTTTTCAAATGTAATTGGTGATCCTGATACGGATACAGGTCAAGGCTGGTACATGTTAGACACTAGTCGCCCTCTTAAACCTTTAGTTTGGCAAGAGCGTTTAAAGCCAGAATTCCAGTCGGTGACTGACTCAACTGATTACAATGTTTTCACTACCGATAATTACGCTTTCGGTACTCGTGCTCGTGGGAACGCTGGCTATACATTCTGGCAAATGGCATTTGGTTCTAAAGCTGCTTTAACAGAAGCTAATTTTGAGTTGATGATGACCAAAATGATGGAACAGAAAGACAGTGAAGGAAGGTCGTTAAAGGTTAAACCTACCGTACTAGTCGTTCCCGTTGCTTATCGTTCTGCCGCTGAGAAGATCGTCTTGCGTCGTACTCTTGAGAACGGGGAAGACAACACCAACTATAAAGCGGTTGAGATTTTAGTTTCTCAAGATTTATAACATCAAAAAGGGCTAGCATTGGCTAGCCCTTTGCTTATGGGGGCGGTATGGCTCAAAAGTTAGAGACAGAGATTACATTAAACTTGGCGGGCAACTTAGCGGCAAAAGCTAGGCGTTATGGAAACTCTATGAGTGAGTTCGCTAAGAAAAATCAAAAGGCTATGACCCTAGTCAAAACCTCAACCGCCGCAGCTAGTCGAGGTATCGACGCTTTATTTAATCGATATGTAGGCATGGCTGCTGCACTTACTACAGGAGCGATTGCAAAAGGATTTGTTTCGTTAGATAGGCGATTAAGTCGCCTTGCAATTGCGGCAGAAGTCAGTAAAGAAAAAGCGTCTGAGCTATACGATGAAATCCAAAGGGTGAGTAACCTAGAAGGCATTAGAATAGACCCTAGTGAGTCACTGTCTGCAATCGAAGAAATCTTAACAAAGACAGGTGATTTGGGTTATGCCATGGAAAACCTTCCTAATATTGCAGCTGTGATTCAGGCGACAGGTGCGGCAGGCCAACAAGTCGGTGGGATATTTACCGAATTTAAGAAGCTTGCAATCGAAGGTTCGAAAGAAGCTATGGCAGCAATTGATGTGCTAAATAAACAAGGTAAAAGCGGTGCTTTTACTCTTGCTAGCATGGCTAACTCTGGCCCTCAAATATTCGCTGCTTATGCTGCTACTGGTAGACAAGGAGCAGAAGCCGTTACAGAGCTTGGGGCTGCGTTACAGGTTATTAGAGGTGGAGTGGGTAGTGATGAACAAGCCGTTACTGCATTCGAAGCTCTAATTCGTGATATTACCTCTCCAGATAGGGTTAAAAAGCTTCAGCAATTGGGCGGTATTAGTGTTTTTGATCAAGATAAGTTAAAAGATGGTATTGAGGTCATGCGCCCCCTTCCTTCAATTATGGAAGAAATTGTTAATAAGTCAGGTGGTATGTCAGAAAAGTTAGCAATGTTAAATTTAACTGATGAAGCAAAGCGAGCCTTGAACCCATTAATAGCCTTGTATAAAGATACAGGTTCAGCTAATGCCTTTAGCGGGTTTATGTCAATTGTCGGTGACGGCTCTGTTACTCTCGCAGATGCTGCTGTAGCGGCAGGTGATGCCGCTGCAAGTTTACAGCTTTTAGGAAATTCCTTTGATAAGTTTACTAATCAGAGGCTTGCTGAACCCATTCGTGAGCTTTCTGCCGCAATTAACAGTATTGACGATGACACCATTCAAAGCTGGTTAAAATGGGGTGAGACGGCAATTTAGGCTGTAGGTGGTTTAGTTGCGGCTAAGAAAGGTTTAGATATAGCTAATGCTGCTGGAAGATTCTTAGGAAAAGGGAAAGGTAGTTCTGCAAGCGGTAAAGGTGGGTTTCAAGACCTAGGCGCGATGCCAGTATTCGTTGTTAACATGCCAAGTGGAGGTATGGGCGGTCTAGGTGGTGACGTTCCAGATGGGAAAAACCCTAAAGGAGGTAAGCCATCTAACTCTAGGTTTATGAGCCTTTCTAATTTAGCAGCTGCTACCACAGTGGGTTATGGTCTATCTATTATCCCTGACTTTTCTCCTATCAATGTTCGTCGCCAGTCTGAAGTTGATAGAAGTCAACTGCCAGAAGGTTTCCCTGTTTCGGCTGGGTTGATGGATGTAGTAGACGACTTCCGGAAATGGTTTTCATCAAGTCCGAGTAATGAAGGGGTAGTAAACAATCCATATTTGTCCTCCAATACGGGGGGAAATATAAACGTAGATGTATCTGTCAGTGATGACCGAATCACAACAAAGGTCACTTCATCTTCACCGACTATTAAAATCGACCCTGACACAGGTGCAAATTAACAATTAATTAACATCTTGCTATTGTTCATTTTGGTAGGGTGCAATTGTTCAAAACGCGCGACGCTGCACAATGTCATAACAAAAGATAAACTCATCACATTAGCGTCAGAAGTCGGAATATGGGATTACGCACCAGATGAAGTGGCTGAAAAAGGGCGTGTTGGCCCCGGTGAGCTTCTGGTGATTGACACCCGAAAAGGCAAACTGTGGCAGTCCTGTGAAATTGATAACGATCTTAAAGGTCGCCACCCATATAGAAGCTGGATGGAAAAAAATGTCCACAAACTCACGCCTTTTTCAGAGCTTTCAGATACACAGGTAGGACAACGAACGCTGAATGAAGATCAGCTAAAAACCTACCAGAAACAGTTTGCTATGAGCAATGAAGAAGTTGACCAAGTACTGCGTGTGCTCGGTGATATGGGCCAGGAAGCGACAGGATCCATGGGCGATGACACACCAATGGCGGTGTTATCTTCCAAAGCCCGCCTGGTAACTGATTACTTCCGTCAGAAATTTGCTCAGGTGACTAACCCACCCATTGATCCTTTGCGTGAAAAGCATGTCATGTCACTGGCGACAAGCATCGGCCAAGAGATGAATGTGTTTTGTGAAACGGACGGTCATGCCCATAGAGTCAGTTTTGACTCACCAGTGCTGCTCTACTCCGACATGCAGCAACTGCTCAACCTAGATCAAAAATACTATTCACATTGCCTGTTAAACATTAATTACGACCCGAAAAAAACAGAACTAAAACAAGCGATTATCGAGCTGTGTGAGGCCAGTGTTGAAGCGGTAAAAAACGGCAATGTATTGATTGTTCTCTCTGATCGTGTGTTGACGAAAGGCAAACTGCCCATCCCTGCTGCAATGGCCGTTGGTGCCGTACAAACTCGATTGGCAAACGAAAATTTGCGTTGTGATACCAATATCATCGTTGAGTCAGGGGCAATTCGCGATCCCCATCAATTTGCCGTTTTGATCGGTTTTGGTGCCACCGCTATTTACCCTTATCTTGCTTATGAAACCTTAGGCAAAATTGTCGATGATGGGGCGATTAATAAAAGCTACCGCGACGTCATGCAAAATTATCAATACGGGATCAACAAAGGCCTGTACAAAATCATGTCGAAAATGGGAATTTCGACCATTGCCTCATATCGATGCTCTCAACTGTTCGAAGCCGTCGGATTACATCAAGATATTGTACAGCTTTGCTTCAGTGGTGTTGCCTCACGCATTCAAGGGGCAAACTTTGACGACTTCCAACAAGATCTATTCAATCTATCTCAAAAAGCGTGGGCCAAACGTAAGCCTATCGATCATGGCGGGCTGTTAAAGTATGTGCATGATGGTGAGTTCCATGCCTATAACCCTGATGTTGTCAGTACCCTACAAAAAGCGGTCAAAACCGGTGAAATAACCGACTATCAGCACTATTCTAAGCAGGTCAATACGCGCCCTAATGCGATGTTACGTGACTTGATGGAACTCAAGGGAGCGGACGTTCCCCTGCCATTAGACAGCGTTGAACCCAACACTGAACTCTTTAAGCGCTTTGACTCAGCAGCCATGTCTATTGGTGCGTTAAGCCCTGAAGCGCATGAAGCACTCGCGATTGCAATGAATAAATTGGGGGGCTACTCGAAC
Coding sequences within it:
- a CDS encoding phage protein Gp27 family protein; translated protein: MKSERLTSKESYELANLVRNIGVKNVLLILRKAASPKKAKRLYKVQQLPTDIRARVAVMLSSRRYTQKDILSYVNNEIEHRGLADKFKISRTAFNRFLNEEIYPSLSNQ
- a CDS encoding Mor transcription activator family protein, which encodes MSIEWLDIAKKDTALDVVMDLIKMNPSKTKVFDEFLSRSKEFNLDERDTVKFICLMVSVFGGSQIYLPSDDTFKQAVTYRLIYKEFKGNNANELSRKYGMSVIAIQRVIKACRKADAEVRKAMGGVK
- a CDS encoding 6-phospho-beta-glucosidase translates to MYLHNLIDGVLINGELVKTVSIEPLSNSSRNTVVDLVDAQHQHLVNMPEFKPVNDKHTLAIKGLMLLNENAAASISCLGKYRVTFTYDDICDYKITAQDWNVILTASMAVSELHSGNNGKMLA
- a CDS encoding phage protease, whose protein sequence is MPVTALCKELDEKASQWVQILPSGPDIKGLDGRSWVLRNPKAILHAFHEMKVPMVIDYEHGQELKATKGEEAPAAGWIEELEIRNGEIWAKADWTKKAASAINSREYRFLSPAFNYNESKEVISLSSVGLTNKPNLVMQALNSRQSEPDNKWEKLSKAIGSNVTSDDELLSALNSRDSQAQKKEIESLVDGYVSDAVFTPAQRDFLVACCHSQGIDEFKKFAGSTSGFSYLNKSTNTPHKTNQSSSSLNETQLAVCRNVGVSEEQFLNVKNKEV
- a CDS encoding Mu-like prophage major head subunit gpT family protein, producing the protein MPNPIDISNVVIESKTAFAGRFDAGKGGAKPDYPMIATVLPSSAGATGYGWLGDFPRLKEWIGSRQMKNLKKHGYNIVNKMFESSVEIPRVDYEDNDYGRYGIIFQEMGYDAEMYPDEHVFGLLKNGFTEICYDGQPFFDADHPSEDGVNTFSNVIGDPDTDTGQGWYMLDTSRPLKPLVWQERLKPEFQSVTDSTDYNVFTTDNYAFGTRARGNAGYTFWQMAFGSKAALTEANFELMMTKMMEQKDSEGRSLKVKPTVLVVPVAYRSAAEKIVLRRTLENGEDNTNYKAVEILVSQDL
- a CDS encoding phage tail tape measure protein; translated protein: MAQKLETEITLNLAGNLAAKARRYGNSMSEFAKKNQKAMTLVKTSTAAASRGIDALFNRYVGMAAALTTGAIAKGFVSLDRRLSRLAIAAEVSKEKASELYDEIQRVSNLEGIRIDPSESLSAIEEILTKTGDLGYAMENLPNIAAVIQATGAAGQQVGGIFTEFKKLAIEGSKEAMAAIDVLNKQGKSGAFTLASMANSGPQIFAAYAATGRQGAEAVTELGAALQVIRGGVGSDEQAVTAFEALIRDITSPDRVKKLQQLGGISVFDQDKLKDGIEVMRPLPSIMEEIVNKSGGMSEKLAMLNLTDEAKRALNPLIALYKDTGSANAFSGFMSIVGDGSVTLADAAVAAGDAAASLQLLGNSFDKFTNQRLAEPIRELSAAINSIDDDTIQSWLKWGETAI